The following are encoded in a window of Clarias gariepinus isolate MV-2021 ecotype Netherlands chromosome 8, CGAR_prim_01v2, whole genome shotgun sequence genomic DNA:
- the slc17a5 gene encoding sialin, with protein sequence MERTASDTETDDYEQPLLHRRKDDDIKRAPVLCSSRYGLALLSCYGFFVAYALRVNLSVAMVDMLKNRSSSDNVSGSVCPRHTSPARPSHNHTASVYDWDSETQGWILGSFFYGYIFTQIPGGYMARKYGAKWLLGFGILGTVIFTLLTPVAADLGAGYLIAVRVLEGIGEGVTFPAMHAMWASWAPPLERSRLLTISYSGAQLGTVVALPLSGQICFYLDWTYVFYIFGAIGLFWFFLWTFLVSNNPDTHTRISEVEKTYIKASLKKELSPSSAYIPWPSILTSLPLWAIVIAHFSYNWTFYTLLTLLPTYMNDILGFSIKENGMLSALPYLGCWLLSMGGGQLADYLRESCLFRTVTVRKAFTILGMVGPAVFLVAAGYTNCDYILAVVFLTISSSLGGFSASGFNINHLDIAPSYAGILLGITNTFATIPGMVGPVIARSLTKSNTMADWRTVFFISAAINLFGAIFYTLFGKGTVQPWAVQRLNIE encoded by the exons ATGGAGCGCACAGCATCAGACACAGAAACCGATGATTATGAACAGCCTTTGCTTCATCGGAGAAAGGACGACGACATAAAAAGAG CGCCAGTGCTATGCTCTTCACGCTACGGCCTTGCCTTACTGTCCTGCTATGGCTTCTTTGTGGCATACGCGCTGCGGGTGAACCTCAGTGTGGCCATGGTGGATATGCTGAAAAACCGTAGCAGCAGTGACAACGTCAGTGGCTCTGTGTGCCCGAGGCATACCAGTCCAGCACGACCCAGCCACAATCACACA GCCAGTGTGTATGACTGGGACTCAGAGACTCAGGGCTGGATCCTGGGCTCCTTCTTTTACGGCTACATTTTCACTCAGATACCAGGTGGCTACATGGCACGCAAATATGGTGCCAAGTGGCTGCTGGGCTTCGGCATCCTGGGAACTGTGATCTTCACTCTGCTTACACCTGTGGCTGCAGACCTGGGAGCTGGCTATCTCATCGCAGTCAGGGTACTGGAGGGCATAGGGGAG GGAGTGACGTTTCCTGCCATGCATGCTATGTGGGCATCCTGGGCTCCACCCTTGGAGAGGAGTCGACTGCTTACTATCTCTTATTCAG gtgCTCAGCTTGGCACTGTAGTAGCCCTTCCCCTATCTGGTCAGATATGTTTTTATCTGGATTGGACGTATGTCTTCTATATATTTG GAGCTATTGGGCTCTTCTGGTTCTTCCTATGGACATTTCTGGTCAGTAAcaatcctgacacacacacaaggatatCAGAAGTTGAGAAGACCTACATAaaagcttcattaaaaaaagag TTGTCTCCAAGTTCAGCTTACATCCCATGGCCATCAATTCTCACATCTCTTCCACTATGGGCCATAGTTATTGCACACTTCTCCTACAACTGGACATTCTACACACTATTGACACTCTTACCCACTTACATGAATGACATTCTGGGCTTCAGCATTAAGGAG AACGGGATGCTCTCTGCTCTGCCCTACTTGGGCTGCTGGCTGCTGTCTATGGGGGGAGGCCAGTTAGCAGACTACCTAAGGGAGAGCTGTCTTTTCCGCACTGTGACTGTGCGCAAGGCCTTCACCATATTAG GTATGGTGGGACCAGCTGTGTTCCTGGTGGCAGCAGGATACACTAACTGTGACTACATTCTGGCTGTTGTTTTCCTCACCATCTCCTCGTCTCTTGGAGGCTTTTCAGCCTCTGGCTTTAACATTAATCATCTTGACATCGCACCATC GTATGCTGGAATATTGCTGGGAATCACAAACACGTTTGCAACCATACCTGGCATGGTGGGTCCAGTGATAGCGAGATCACTGACCAAATCT AACACCATGGCAGACTGGCGAACAGTGTTCTTCATCTCAGCTGCGATAAATCTGTTTGGTGCTATCTTCTACACATTGTTTGGAAAAGGTACAGTTCAGCCCTGGGCAGTCCAGAGGTTAAACATAGAATGA
- the rin2a gene encoding ras and Rab interactor 2 — MAADALVKPCQMDRSGSFFKLIDTFSTEISELKQEMVQTAREPDTKLLQGLEGEVSGLFLQSPVCTGAAGVRDSGYDSLRRRMSVLERLTHTHPVWLVLTLSDEEAQCILQPQPPGTFLVRRSSKLQKKVISLRMDTDSAPVTVRDFPVTESQYTFSLEGSGISFADLFRLVAFCCISRDVLPFTLKLPEAISAAKTTADLEEVAKLGIGFWDSTLCQKKKSAAPDGPAVPDGPTVQQSVKQAEQGTSFGDNLIHVPLTRTPSQLECSQSNGALCFINPLFLQTHRTEPASTEPATSAASGENCALSHSSSSSTQGKSLTEPQNILRRTIKTEHTRNNSVNREKSLSRSPPPRPPPPRIVLCRPSVPVKQKSMPETGVSWIKTPQERSGLLGRLGSSFSSLSLSSSPPKKISSPIPMPCRGKRAPSIANAEGQLCHLALEDQIIEQAVSQSLAKQALRNAAMESRSPAEEGSPIGRERLSDISISTSSSDSLDYTHSFTMPAAASPSRGDSSLEEEEDEEEYYGVGVESDQELSMEPPFKPKKRHSAGTFVLPRALKGHLRKVSGVFNSLMTPEKRAVKRIVEHSQNKSTYFGCLVQDYMSFMQENCSCHESGLELLQTLRQFMTQMKSYLLQSSELNPPIESLIPEDQIDQVLEKAMHKCILKPLKPVVGAALHNFQMSSGVWQQLKENLALAKTKQPQEMGVDGAMPPDPVSIEKIRHKFQNMRKLYSPEKKVSLLLRVCKLIYTIMEENSGRMYGADDFLPMLTYVLAQCDMPELDTEIQYMMELLDPSLLHGEGGYYLTSAYGAMSLIKNFQEEQAARVLSSETRNTLHQWHRRRTAQRSTPSVDDFQNYLRVALQEPDSGCTAKTLKVRPYGTTEEVCQLCAEKFKVRDPDAHALFLLTEESTQQLAPDTHPQKIKAELHSRPQSQAFYFVYRRIQNLNLPAPADEFNHSSVTALA, encoded by the exons ATGGCCGCAGACGCATTGGTGAAGCCCTGCCAGATGGACCGAAGTGGCAGCTTCTTTAAG CTGATAGACACATTTTCCACTGAGATCTCAGAACTGAAGCAGGAGATGGTTCAAACAGCTAGAGAGCCAGACACAAAGCTCTTACAAGG aCTGGAGGGGGAGGTAAGTGGCCTGTTCCTGCAGTCACCGGTCTGCACTGGTGCGGCAGGGGTCCGGGACTCTGGCTATGACTCTCTACGCCGGCGTATGAGCGTGCTGgagagactgacacacacacacccagtctGGCTTGTACTTACACTCAGTGATGAAGAAGCACAATGCATCCTGCAGCCTCAACCACCAGGG ACATTTTTGGTAAGAAGGTCGTCTAAGCTTCAGAAAAAGGTTATTTCCCTGCGTATGGACACAGACAGTGCTCCAGTGACTGTCAGGGACTTCCCAGTCACAGAGAGCCAGTACA cctTCTCTTTGGAGGGATCAGGGATCAGCTTTGCTGATCTCTTTCGACTGGTGGCTTTTTGCTGCATAAGTAG GGATGTTCTCCCATTCACGCTGAAACTTCCAGAGGCTATCTCTGCTGCGAAGACTACTGCTGATCTAGAAGAAGTAGCCAAGTTAGGAATAG GATTCTGGGACTCTACACTGTGTCAAAAGAAGAAAAGCGCTGCGCCTGATGGACCAGCTGTCCCTGATGGACCAACTGTCCAGCAGAGTGTGAAGCAGGCAGAGCAGGGAACATCCTTTGGAGACAATTTGATACACGTTCCACTCACACGAACTCCATCCCAGTTGGAGTGCAGTCAGTCAAACGGGGCTCTGTGTTTCATTAACCCACTCTTTCTACAGACACACCGCACAGAACCTGCTTCCACAGAACCTGCCACCTCAGCAGCATCTGGAGAAAATTGTGCGCTTTCACACAGCAGCAGCTCCTCAACTCAGGGCAAAAGCCTTACAGAGCCTCAAAACATTCTTCGCCGAACCATCAAAACAGAACACACTAGAAACAACAGCGTGAATAGAGAAAAAAGTTTGTCCCGCTCTCCTCCACCTCGGCCACCCCCACCCCGCATCGTCCTGTGTAGACCATCCGTCCCAGTCAAGCAAAAGAGCATGCCTGAGACCGGTGTTAGCTGGATCAAAACGCCCCAGGAGAGATCTGGCCTGCTGGGGCGTCTAGGTTCCTCGTTCAGCTCCCTTTCACTCTCATCCTCGCCACCAAAGAAAATCAGCTCACCCATCCCAATGCCATGCCGTGGAAAAAGAGCACCCAGCATTGCTAATGCAGAGGGGCAGCTTTGTCACCTGGCACTGGAGGACCAGATCATCGAGCAGGCGGTGTCTCAGAGCCTGGCCAAGCAGGCGCTGAGGAATGCAGCCATGGAGAGCAGAAGCCCTGCAGAGGAGGGCAGTCCCATCGGCCGAGAGAGACTTAGTGACATTAGcatctccacctcctcctctgaCTCTTTGGACTACACTCATAGCTTCACAATGCCAGCAGCAGCCAGCCCCTCCAGAGGTGACAGTAGCttagaggaggaggaagatgaggaggaATATTATGGAGTTGGTGTGGAGAGTGATCAGGAGCTGAGCATGGAGCCACCCTTCAAGCCCAAGAAGCGGCACAGCGCTGGAACGTTCGTACTGCCTCGGGCACTCAAAGGACATCTGCGTAAGGTCAGCGGCGTCTTTAACTCGCTCATGACACCTGAAAAAAGAGCAGTGAAAAGGATTGTAGAGCACTCCCAGAACAAAAGCACCTATTTCGGCTGCCTGGTGCAGGACTACATGAGTTTCATGCAGGAGAATTGCAGCTGCCACGAATCAGGCCTTGAACTGCTCCAGACCCTACGGCAGTTCATGACTCAAATGAAATCCTACCTGCTGCAGAGCTCGGAGCTCAACCCTCCCATTGAGTCCCTTATTCCAGAGGACCAGATTG ATCAGGTACTGGAGAAGGCCATGCACAAGTGCATCCTGAAGCCTCTGAAACCTGTGGTGGGGGCGGCTCTTCACAACTTCCAAATGAGCAGTGGAGTCTGGCAGCAGCTGAAGGAGAACCTGGCTCTGGCCAAAACCAAGCAGCCACAAGAGATGGGTGTAGATGGAGCCATGCCACCAGATCCTGTGTCCATAGAGAAGATTCGTCATAAGTTCCAAAATATGCGCAAACTGTACTCACCAGAGAAAAAGGTGTCACTACTGCTCCGTGTCTGCAAGCTCATTTACACCATCATGGAAGAAAATTCAG GGAGAATGTATGGAGCAGATGACTTCTTGCCCATGCTGACATACGTGTTGGCTCAGTGTGACATGCCTGAGCTGGATACAGAAATTCAGTACATGATGGAGTTACTAGATCCCTCTCTACTGCATGGAGAAG GTGGCTACTACTTAACTAGTGCATACGGAGCTATGTCTCTGATAAAAAACTTCCAGGAAGAGCAGGCAGCGCGGGTGCTGAGCTCAGAAACCCGTAACACACTCCACCAGTGGCACCGCAGACGCACAGCTCAGCGCAGCACACCATCCGTGGACGATTTTCAG AACTACCTAAGAGTTGCACTCCAGGAACCAGACAGTGGTTGTACAGCTAAAACTCTAAAGGTGCGACCATACGGCACCACAGAAGAGGTGTGTCAGTTATGTGCTGAAAAGTTCAAGGTGCGTGACCCTGATGCCCATGCCCTGTTTCTGCTGACGGAGGAGAGCACGCAACAGCTGGCCCCGGACACACACCCACAGAAGATCAAAGCAGAGCTACACAGTCGCCCACAGAGTCAGGCGTTTTACTTCGTCTACCGCCGAATTCAGAACCTCAACCTCCCTGCTCCAGCAGATGAATTCAATCACAGCTCAGTTACTGCCTTAGCCTGA